In the bacterium genome, TCGTGATGTTTTTAAAAAGTTTTTCGTCAAACACTAGTTGAAAATTTTGATACTTGCCTTTTTTAATTAGTTTGAAAATAACTTCCAACTATAGCAACATTTACAGATTTCATTGCATCAAGCTCACCATTTGAAAGACTTGTTAAATTTTGTAAATTTATCCCACCATCCACTTTGATAATGGCTTCTTTGAAAAGTTCTTTGATTGTTGGAATATTTCTTAATTGACTAGGTGTAAATTCTTTTCCTTGAGCTCCAGGTTCTACAGTCATAACTTGAACGAAGTCAAAAAGTTTTCTTGTTTCACCATATCCATGCCAAAATTCATTCCATTTAGTCTTTATCTCGCGTAATTTCTCTACATCAGAATCAGGATTCAAAGCTATACCAATTTCCCAATCATCAAATCTCGAAAACTTTTGAATCCAAGATGAATTTGAAAATATACTTGAATCAAGATGCACAATAAATCCAGCATTTGCAAAAGCAATCGGATCTATAGCTTCAAGCAGCTCTAAGAAATTATTTGACATTAAATGAAAATACGGCTTTATTGTACTACTAAGTTCTGTTTCAAGCAGGGCTTCACTGTATTCATTTATACTTAGTGTCGTGTCAAATTGCTTGGTATTTACTATCTTTGTAAAATCTTGTGTAACAACATCAAATTCAATCTCATCAAAGTAATCCATATATCGAAGAAGCTCATGTTCTACAAAATCTGAATCATCTGATAATATAGAAGGTACAATCTTTGATTTGGGTAAAAAGTTTTTTATGTTCTCTATTTTCTCTTGTATGGACATATTCATTTACAAAATTGACTTAGCAAAACTTTTGCTATACATATTTTCATAATTTAATAATTCTTCAAGTTTGCCAAAAAAATCTTCGTTCTCAGTTACTACACTTGAAATCATAACGCCAGCAAAGCCCAGTTCATATGTTTTGATAAAATCATTCTCAGATTTGATACCTGCACCAAGAATTATCTTGTCTTCATCAAATTTTGATTTCAAATACATCAGATTTTGCATCTCTTGATCAATCACACTTTTTGATGAAAATGAATTGCCTCCGCCTATCAAACTTCGTGGTTCATAAGATATAAAAGTAGGATGCAAACTTATATATTTTACAGTATTGCAAACATCATCAAAGCATACAATCGTCTTGAGATCTAGTTCATTACATATCTTCACAGTATGTCTAAGTATATTTGTATCGATATTATGTTCGGCATGATTTAATATCGTACCCCAAGTTCCGAGATTTTTAAGTAATTCTGGACTAATAAAGCCAGTGCTTTTGGGTGTATCTATAAAATCTGCATGTTGCCCCAAAACTTTTATATTTGAATTTAGTTTATCAAGTAATTCAACATAAAATCTAGTTGAAATAATATTTGGTGCTATTAGAAAATTTACATTGGAAAAATTTCGTAATAAAACATTTAATTTATCAATAACCTCATATGTTCTATTTGTTAATTTATAATTTTTTAAGTTCAGTATAAACATCTTTTATCAAATAAGAATATTTGTTAACTATATGTTTCTTTGATTGAAGTCATAATCAATAACTTCCAAAACTCTTCTCAAATGTCTTTCTTCATTTTCAAATGTAGTTTGTAAAAAGGGCTTTACAATTGTTTGGTATAAAATGGTTGGATTTACTTCTTCAAAACTTTGTAAAATAAGTACATTAGCATTATTATGTTGTCTTGCAAGGACAGCAGATTTGCTATTTAGACTTAGTGAAGCAAGTATACCTTTGAATTTATTTGCAATGATACTCATGCCTTCGCCAGAGCCACAAATCAAAATCCCATATGATGGCCAATGAATATCAAACTTGTCTCTTAATACTGATAAATTTAGATAATGAAAATTGTCCTGTTGGACATTTTCACAAACCTTCTTGCCAAAATATACATAATCATCACCAAAATCTTCGGCATAAGCACCATTATCTGCGATATGATTCATTCCAAAATCCTCTTGTAGCAATTCTGCTAGTTGATTTTTTAGTTTCCAGCCACGATGATCAGCTCCGATATATATCATGGTTTAATAATTTTATTGACCACATTGATTTAATCCGCTTGCATCAAAAAGGCAGTTTCCATCTTTGTTCAAAATGACAACTGTAACTCCTGAATAATTATCTGTCACAGTTTTTTTTATAGACTCTTGTAATACACTATCAGATACTGATCCTCCAAGTACTACATCCTTGCACATCTTGACATAGACTTTCCAATCCTTCTGCGACAGTGTCCAGATATATGGGTTGCCATTTAAATCTTGCAATAAATTACCAGCTGTATCATAACACTTCCCTTCTCCATTCATTGTTATATCTTTTTGAAAGCCCATACTTTTTTCTTCTGTTGTTGGACCACGAAACTTTGCGCTCATAGCATCAACAACTTTATCTAGTGGATCTGTACTGCTTGAGTCTCTCAATACATAGTCAAAGATTGATCCATTTTTTGTAAAGTATACTCTTACCTTGCCTTCAGGAATGTTTATAGATGTTTCACTTGAAGAAGATTTGGAAGAATGTAAACTTGATGTTTGAGAAAGAGATATAGTCGAGTTTGACATCGTGCTTCCTGACAGACTATTTGCACTAGAAGTATAAGAAGATTGACTTTTCGTTAGCATACTAGAAGATGCAGATGAATTAGTACTTGTATTTCGTTCATTTGTGTCGGTCTTTGATTTTTGAAAAATTTGCCAAGCAAAAAAAGTACTAAGTGATATAGCAACAATAAGAAATACGATAAGTAGGGCAGTTTTTTTATTCATGATATTAAGGTTTAAAAATTTATATTGCTGATTTAATTTATTCTAAATTATTGGATAAATAATTTCAATATGTTTTTACTAACTTCAATACAAAGTTTACTTTTTTTGTACCAAATTTTCAATTTCAATTTTACCTATACTCTCTTTTATTTCAGTTAAATCAATGTTAGAAACAATTATTCCATGAATGCCAATGTTGATTATTTTCTTCAAATTGACCGACATATTATCACCACTAACTGCAGAAAAATTTACAATAACTGGAATTTTTGAGCTCATTGCAATTTTCAGCGTATCTTTTAGAAAATTTATTATCCCAAGAGTTTCAATATCATAGATGGTAAAAGCATCTCCACTTGCGTTAGAACCAATTGCAATCTTGCCTAATTCCAATAAATCCACAACTATACCATCAATTCCATCTCCTACTATTTGACTTAGATTATGAAATGCAGCTAAATTGTCGATAGAAATATAAAGCTTAAAGTTAGAACTTCTCCTAAGTCCGATAGAAGACATTGTTCTTTTTATATTTACTAGTTCTTCGCTAGTTTTAATATTTGGAATTACAACAAACAAATTTTTATTATTATCAAGATTTCGAGCGCTTAACACAGAATTAAATTGCCTCTCAATTTCAAAAGGTATGTTGATTGAATAGTTGATAAATTTATTTAATCCAGAAACTTTGTATACAATTGGTTTAGGGTTGTAAATTTGTGAATTATTTGACAAAATAATTGATAAACCTTCGTTATCGACACTTTCTGTATCAAAAGAAAAAAATGCTCCATCTGAATGTATAACTTCATCCACGCTGAGTCTATCGTTACCGTTCAAATTCAAGTATACCTTGGTAGCTGTTTTCAAAGGTCTACGAAGAGTATTTGTAGATTCTGCCACTTCTACTTTCTGTGGTAAAGTAGATTCCTTTGTGCTGTTTGGTATTTCTTTGTTGTCGATTTTTTCAATAAGGACAGATTCATGAAACTCAGTTGTATTCTCTTTGGCCTGTGCGAAATTTTCAGAAAAAACTTCATTTGCATCTAGAGCTTCGACAGGTTGAGGAAAATCACTATCTTCATTATTTACCTTACGCTCTAAGTTATTAGCCAATACCTGATAAACTGAATCTGTTTTTTCGTAAGCCAAACGATTTTCTGCTAATCCTAAATCAGGTTGAGTATTAGGAGAATCTTTATTTATTAAAATCCGAGGACTAGTCGTCTTTGATTTATTGGGATATAGGATTTGAAACGCAGACTTGTTTGTTTGTAGAGGCAAACTGTCCCTGTCACTAATCATAGTTTTTGTTTCAAATTTACCATTGACATTTCTTTCAACATCTATAAACTCGTTATCAAAGTTATTATCAAAAATACTTGTGTCTTTTTCTACAACAGGAGCATCTTGAAATTCAGTATCAAAATCAATTAGATTTTCTAAATCGTTTTCATCATCATTATTTAAACTACTTGATAAGGAAAGGTTCTCAGTTGATTGATTTGCCAAGTGTGATAAATTGTAGTCTGGGTCCAATCCACCTAAATCTTCAAGAACCAAACCATAAAGTTTTCCAGATTCATAAACCCATTTAAGTTTAAATAACTTTGTAATTTCATCATTAATAAAGTCAACTTTTTCTGCTATCTTGTTGATAAACTTATCATCCAATTTTTGTTTATCTTGCCAATTTTTTGAAATAGGGATTTTCTTTATTTTTTCCTCGCTATTTACCAAAATTTCCATTTCCTCTTGTTTCGAAAGAAACTTTTCCGTTACTTTTTTTTCATCTGTATCCCATATGTATTGATCTGGGATCAGTTCCTTTCTATCTAACAAGGTAGACAGTCCGTATGTTGCTTCTATAGTGTATCTATCTTTAAGGTTATTTATTAATTCGAAGTTATATGCATAACCTGAAACTTCAGGTTGAACAGATTTTGTGACAAGAAAGTCGTAGTTAGTTTCAAAGAAATTTACTGCATTTTTGAACTTGAAGTATAATGCTTCTGGATCAAAATCTTGCAAGATAGACTTCGTAAGTTCTACAATAATATTGTCTGTTCCTTTGACATTATCAGCCTTCACTGTAATTTTTTGTAAATTTGTTACCTGGTTTATACTGACTGCAGCGTCTAAAAAGCCGGAAACATCAGAGTAAGCTTTATTTAATTGTTCAAAAAAGTTGTCGTCAAAGGTATAATTAGAAATCCTTTTGACACATTCTGTCGCAAATCCTTGCAAATCTTTTGGTTGTAGCTTCGCTACATCAAACCTTTTCACAGATTCTATCCAAAATCCTTCCAAGTCGGTTTTTTGAAAAATATGTTTAACTATTTCTTTACTTATTATGAAGCTTCCCAAAATATTAAACTCTGCTAATGCAAGAATTTCATATGACCTTGAAAGTTTGGGAAAATTCTCTTTAAATTGTGAATCTTGTATAGTATAGATATAGTTCACTTTATTGCTTGATTAAGTTAATTTATAAACTTGAATTTCATTTATGTATGAGTTAAGAATTAGTTACAATCACAATGACAATCATTTGTGTGATTATGGCATAAACTAAATCCAAAGATCTCATCAATTCTTTGCCAATCTAAATTCTCAATAAATTTCTCAAGATAACTTGCTCTATCAGGACCATAATCTTTGTAATATGCGTGTTCAAATACATCACAACACATTACTAATTCAGAATCCCATATTGCTCCATTATTATGAAAATCGACGGAAACATTCATCAACTTTTGAGTAAAATTATCAAATAATAATATTGCCCAACCCAAAGATGATTTTCCAGTTGCAATAAAGTCTTCCTTCCATAAATCATAACTTCCAAAGTCATCAACAATTTTGGAGTAAATTGCAAAGTCCTCGTAATTCACTTCCGTAAAATCCTCTTTGTTTCCAAAAACCTCCCAATAATTTTCATGAAGTATAATTCCAGAATGATTGAAACTAAGTCTTCTTTTGAGTTCTCCAAACTCAGAATAATTTGCATTTGATGCTGATTTGTCCGATTTCTCAAGTTGCTCTACTATGTCATTGAATTTAGTGACATAACCTGCTTGATGCTTGTCATGATGCCACAAAACTACTTGCTCGCTTATAACATTGGAATAGGATTTGGGTAATTTAGGTAACGGTGTTAGATTTAACATATTTATTTATATCAAGATAGCTAATAATTTTCAATAATTATAACACAAGTCTTTGATATAATTTCCCGTGCTTTTATTTGATGAATTGAAAAAAACATTGTTGAAGCTAGAGTTTACAAAAGTGGAGAATGTATCAGATTATGCTGAATTTGAAGTAAAGGGTGATATTATAAAATTTTGGCCAAAGTTAACGGAACTTCCGTATGTAGTTTCATTTTTTGATCAAGAACTTGAATTTTGCAAAGTTATAGATGTCAACGATGAATCTGATGACATACTTAAGCAAAAGTATCTTGAACTCCAACAAAGTAAATCTGCATTTGAACAGTTTACGAAATTGCATTCAAAAGATGCAATCTCTGCAGCGATCAATAAATTTGAGAACTGGATTGATTTTATAGTTTATTTACAACTACAAGTTGAACCTGGAGACTACTTGGTTCATGAAGATAATGGCGTGGCTGAGTATATAGGAATTACAATGAAGAGAAGTGAATTTTACTTTGAATTGAAGTATGCAGCTGAGGATAAGTTATTTGTTCATTATTCTCAAATACATAGACTCACAAGATATTTTGGACCAGAAGGTATAAAACCTAAAGTCACGAAATTATCTGGTGGTGAGTGGAAAAGAATATTGAAAAAAGTCAAGGAAGATACTGCGAAGTTTGCGAAGGAGCTTGTCCTTCAAGATGCACTGAGAAGCCTAACTGATGCACCAAACATTTTGACTACAACAGAATTATATACAGAGTTTTGTGACGATTTCCCATATTCTTTAACTTATGATCAGGAAAAGTCTATTCAAGACATTGAAGAAGATTT is a window encoding:
- a CDS encoding triose-phosphate isomerase, translated to MFILNLKNYKLTNRTYEVIDKLNVLLRNFSNVNFLIAPNIISTRFYVELLDKLNSNIKVLGQHADFIDTPKSTGFISPELLKNLGTWGTILNHAEHNIDTNILRHTVKICNELDLKTIVCFDDVCNTVKYISLHPTFISYEPRSLIGGGNSFSSKSVIDQEMQNLMYLKSKFDEDKIILGAGIKSENDFIKTYELGFAGVMISSVVTENEDFFGKLEELLNYENMYSKSFAKSIL
- a CDS encoding RpiB/LacA/LacB family sugar-phosphate isomerase; the protein is MIYIGADHRGWKLKNQLAELLQEDFGMNHIADNGAYAEDFGDDYVYFGKKVCENVQQDNFHYLNLSVLRDKFDIHWPSYGILICGSGEGMSIIANKFKGILASLSLNSKSAVLARQHNNANVLILQSFEEVNPTILYQTIVKPFLQTTFENEERHLRRVLEVIDYDFNQRNI
- a CDS encoding superoxide dismutase yields the protein MLNLTPLPKLPKSYSNVISEQVVLWHHDKHQAGYVTKFNDIVEQLEKSDKSASNANYSEFGELKRRLSFNHSGIILHENYWEVFGNKEDFTEVNYEDFAIYSKIVDDFGSYDLWKEDFIATGKSSLGWAILLFDNFTQKLMNVSVDFHNNGAIWDSELVMCCDVFEHAYYKDYGPDRASYLEKFIENLDWQRIDEIFGFSLCHNHTNDCHCDCN